The Malus domestica chromosome 17, GDT2T_hap1 genome contains the following window.
aagtggtatgtggtatctggaaagctgatattacgtgtgaagattacagacaagctttatctaaggaaatctggctctcgaagttctgagagttgtgcctcttcggttttcgaacaagcaatcccgtcgaggatctgactctcgagattcggaaagcggtgctactccgatttttgagaaagtaattatgttgggagtcttttctcgaatgtgagtaaaggttggacgttcttgccaacctgtcttgccgcaaaacacggaggtcgacacacatagggactttccagttgtcaagcagtggtgctgttcctttacccttatgggtaatagtagggtagctggaacttcgaaattctcgtgcctaaactttgtcagagatctttgacaaagttatatgtggtacccgaggagttgatggtgcatatggagagcggtgattgaacagtaagattcacgtgctttctacttcaccagaaatcttcgacagagtgcccgtaatttccgcaaagctgattgtgcatgtgacaggtgctgacgaggctgaaaaagcaggtgcttcttcgatttctgagatcggccctcgtggtctctgagcagcccagcttttgagaaagcaaacgcctcttcgatttctgagattggccctcgtggtctctgagcagcccagcttttgagaaagcaaacgcctcttcgatttctgaagctccgtcgagtgcagatttttatagaggctggcattaagttccacagcacacttgaatctctaccagtagaagctcatttcttgcacttctaagatcttgatttgtctgacctcttccttcttcaacacatttgaaaatgtctggaccctccgaccgtcgttttgacttgaaccttggagaagagacagccacgccttctccagacaacatatggcgcccatccttcatatcccctactggtcctcttaccgttggggattctgtgatgaagaatgatatgaccgctgcagtggtggccaggaaccttctcactcccaaagataatagactactttccaaacggtctgatgagttggctgttaaggactctctggctcttagtgttcagtgtgcaggttctgtgtctaatatggcccaacgcctatttgctagaacccgccaagttgaatcattggctgctgaagtgatgagtctcaaacaggagattagagggctcaagcatgagaataagcagttgcaccggctcgcccatgactatgctacaaacatgaagaggaagcttgaccagatgaaggaatctgatggtaaggttttacttgatcatcagcggtttgtgggtttgttccaaaggcatttattgccttcgtcctctagggttgtacctggtaatgaagcttcaaatgatgaacctccaatgcctcctccttctggggttttgtcaagtactgaggctccggataaccaccctccggtgctttctctttctggggctctaccgactgctgagacttcccctaagcaacctttgtgaaggctcccttttgtttgtttattttgactcatgtatatgtacatatttgtggtttatcgaaaatattaataaataagctttgcttcatttcaacatattgtgttaaatacaccaaagccttcttcataaagttctttgaatttttgcttttgttgaaacctgtattgttgaagctttgtgagtgaagcatgtagtttgaggtagtgttcccttaatttcccgagtgaggaaaacttctcggttggagacttgaaaaatccaagtcactgagtggttgtgagactgccgagtatcaaggtgcagtagcatatggtgggagtcccccaagtcttcaggcgaagagagttgccgaatgaggtgtctcgcgtgttactaatttgtcaaagtaacgaatccttgtttcgatgtcacacattcgtatatgctttatctaaaaatatttccaacttttgtgtgtttgatgctgcatgctattgactagacaagatcaagtgcaattagtagcttttctctctttttcatcttttctttggtggaattgcagCATCAAAATATTGTTACTATTACTTCCTGGGTAACTAAAAGGACTTAGAActatgaaatgaaaataaaataaaatggatgaaacaaaagaaagtggtagacaaagaaaaaaaaatggagactTAATCATTGCCttttctgttttggcatatttGTGTGAATGGTACTTGTTTAAAGCCCtatcacaagttctatttatttatagtGGGTGAAATTATTCCAAAAATATGAACCTAAAATGATGTCGATATTGAGAATAAATTTCGAGTCCATATGAATATTGTTAAGAATTTGAAGTTCTAACATTTTGTGTATACATGTGTTATATGTGGTATGAGTTAATTATCGCAATTTCTATCATACCTAAATTTCTTCATTTTGGAAATAAGGAAATGGTGAACTTAGCAAAACCCGATTTTGTGACCATCGACATCTTATACAAGAGATACTTTCATGAATTCATAATGCCCGAGAATTCATGTGGAAGCATATGATATTAGAAAACATCTTTACTTAAAAGCTCATTGACTCATATTAATGGAACTAGAAGTTTCCATAGTTTCCTATATCTAACAATCTGAACCAAAAGTTTCAGGCATGTATAAAACTAGAAGAGAAGGAATTttcctacacacacacacatatacatgtgCATACACTTGAGTTacaactacaaaaaaaaaacaaatggagggccttcacaaaggttgctcatatgaagcctcagtacttggcAGTGCCCCAGAAGAGGGAGACATTATAGATTGATCATGTGACGCCCCAGTACttggcaaaacaccagaaggggaaggcatcaaTTGCCTTCAAAATCTAGCCATGAATCACTGGTGaacactttgaatccgactttcggattcctgcaatggttgagctttcttttcatgcttgtCTAGTAAATATTTGCAAGTTtgtgcaactctttattctcatgcttgagccctttaatttCTTGtctaagacttgccacctcagccattAATGTTTTGACTTgacgagttcgagcaagtaGACGTTGGCCTATGTTGGATACATAACCCACACATTGAACAATGAAAGTCAAAGAGTCTTGAAcaaccaattcatcagaccTCTTTGAAAGTATTCTTTTGTctctgggagtgagaaggtttctAGCTACTACTGTAACCGTTATATCATCCCTCATCACAGAGTTTCCAACCGTAAGAATGCCATTATAATATAaaaaggacgggcgccatatattattcTAACGCGGCTCGTGTGTATCTCCTCCGAGACTCAAATCTAAACAAATGTTGGATGGGCaagccattttcagaaatgatgaaagaaaaatgttggataGAATGAAATCTCATAAATACAACAGAGATAATTTTAACAGGCGAGCAACCTTCAAAAGCGTGCATTTTCAATATAATTGATACCTTTATAAAAGGAAAGGCAACACAACCAcctgttcaaaaatcgaaaagacactgctctccgaatttcaaacgCCGAATTTTCCTAAATAAAGTTTGTCAACATTTCTCAGACGCAATCGCAGCTTTTTGGATATCAATGACAACTCTATCAAAATATCTCTAGCAAAGTTAAAATGCGTAAAGTTCACTATTCCAACTACATCACTGTTGCCTacaagcgtgggtgacaaggccACATCCGCACCACTACCtactattgggaaatccctagaTATGTCGACCTTAgtcctccatggcaaggcacacCTTCAAataatagtttgttactattcatccaaagaaaaattagatggattattattcatataAAGAAAAACGGATGGGTTACTATTCATGCACAttatttcactattcatttgaggAAAgttggtaaagtgaatagtgttgCTATAGTAATCTTTTGTCTATAAGATGAGAGCATatggaggaaggaagaagtgaaaagaagaagaaagagatgagagaaaaaacattcaaaggaaagaaagaggagttatggaggaaaaggaagagaagaggaaagaagagaTATGCGGAAAAAATTACCAGTGAGCCTGGctaaagagaaaagagaaaatagtaAAAGTtattttgtactcctattatttcaaataataaaagaaaatactactacTGTCCTGATGACGTAGGCAcacttgccgaacctcgtaaatattgtgtattatttattttattctacTGCACAAATATCGTCAACTTTACAACAGCTCCAAATTTAAATCATGAAGGACAAATTTGGAGAGATGGAGGTGTAGCATGCATACACGAAACGAAACATGCCTCATCATCCCACTTTTATTTTGGCCACATTTCTCCGTTCTGATATACCCTCACCTATTTACGGCTTTTGTTTTTGGCCCCACTCTCGACACTCCCAACAAATTCTAGCCTAAATTATCATAGAAGAATTGCTAGCAAAACTCGCTTGCCAAGATTCTCTCTTCGAGGCCTTCACGTGTATTCTCTCTTCACAACTTTAATGTGTATTCCCCTTAATCGAAGAAATGAAATACACGcacagaaaaagaaaggaattttcttttaaaaacttgtcCAACCGTTGgccaaagcaaaacaaaaatgaTGTATGCTTGGATCAAGTTTGtatttatgatatgaaattatTAATCATTGTGTAAAAACTATCGTTtcagataattaattaatactaATGCTTTTGAGTCAATCAACAATGATTTTACAACAGTTCGTAACAAATTTTTGTATAATGCTATTTACATACCTATTTTTACCGCTACACGTCACTTAATTCCTTCCATTGAATcgaataaatttaaaacacaaTCATGTCTAAAATTTAGCAAAGCTATGAGAAGTAAGTTTAGTGACAAAAATATAACATATTATGACATAGGAATTCATAACATGAAAAGTCGATCACAAGCACGCTGCACGAAGATGTGTGTGGGAAGGAATTTCTGCTCAGACTTTAGGAGTCAActtgaaactcaacaaaaaCTACGAGAAAAACTTTCAAAAATATCCAAACCCATAAGCCATCATTAAGATTATAACAACTTCATTAACAACATAatcaagacaaaaaaaaattaaagaaattgtTGGGTTGCTAATTAATTAAGTGGAAGAACAAGAGTTTTGACTATCTCTAGGAGATTGCAGAGGAAACAGAGGCAAAAGCTCAGGAGTGTGGTCAGTCATCCCTCGGGGTGCACTTAGCGGACTTGGGTGCAAATAGAACCCTTTCCCAGCAATGGCTCGATCTTCCTCTTCACACAGAGACGCCGGCGGCGTCCTCGGGCTCCCACGTCCCAGAAAATCCAGGGTCGAAACGGGCGACGCCATCACCATCTCATGGCTCCCAAAACCCATAAACCCTGCTCCCACTCTGGGCAGCCTGCCGCAGGGCCCACACGAGGAGGATGATGGGGTTGCTGCGGCGGCGGTGTTGAGGTTGAGGCTGAGCTCGAGCTTCTTGGTGGCGTGTCTGCGCTCGTGGAGCTTGAAAGCCGGTCGCCGGGGCCCCATTTCGGTGGCGGTGGGGGGTTTGGGGGTGGAGTAGCGGGCGGGGAGGGTGAGGGGTAGCTTTGGGGCAGATGGGTCTTCGGGTGCTCCGGTCAGTCTTTGGACGACGGCCCGGAAAGTTGTGGGGTCGGCTTGGACGTAAGTTGTGTTGGGGGAGTTGGGGTCGGACCCGTAAGTGGGTGAGTTGACCATTGTAAGAGCCAAAGTggatttctagagagagagggggggggcggaagggagaagagagagaaggatgaAAAACAGAACGCGAAGAGGGGGGCATCGAATGTGGGGGTTTTATCatggttgagagagagagagagagagagagagagagagagagagagattgccttttgatttagtttttatatatttttgtatgaatTTGTTTTGTATGAGTTATCTGGGTTGTTCATGagaagaaatttttagttgtgatgggaacataaataatacattatgtgtttttatacaaatagtgaaaagttttaatttttaagttattaactttttaacacacataactcattatatatatataaagatacGTAATGTATCATCTCGTGTAACgattacactgaaaaatctcttctcGGTGAGTTGAtttactttttactttttatgggGTGGTGGGAGGTGGAAATGTCAGGTATACGGCGAAAGTCAGAGGCAGAAtccaaaatataaatttatttctCGTGAATTAGGCAGCTACAGACAGAaagcaagagagagaaaggaaccCACTACGAACGTGATGCAGTTGGGTaagtttattttctattttctaaTACTCCGCGTTTTCACTTTTTTGGGCTCAAAGTCAATTATACTAGTTTTGGTTCCAACCACAGTAGAATATTTGCTCTTAGATTAgcaatttttcttcaatatttcgGAAAGTATTTTTGTTCACCGTTAAATGATAGTAATGCTCATTACTTTACTTAAGTGAATATGAAAATGCTCACCTCCTATTATGTAAAGATTTAGGAGTAaagttagttttcattgaaaaaaaaaaaaaaaaaaaaaacctcaaccCAAGAAGAACTAAAAATATGAATATACCCTAAAAAGAATTATTTATTCCTAAAAAGCGGTCTGCATCACGGATGTGATTCATTTTAGTTAATCGGCGGTAGAGTAACACAAGTgttacattgtttttttttttctcgtgaCAAATTCTTGAGTAGAAATTTATGTGGCAATTGGAGAATAGACAATTGTCAACCTATGTATATGTAAAGAGTTTGACGAAGACTTGAAAATTTGGAGGTCGTAGAAGGAAAGGGGTGGCAAGAATGTGCTATTTACACatcttattttacttctcatacatcatttattaattttttttcgttgatttttttcaattcatctgatccgacagtcaaaaattaaaaaaacacgtgaaaagtaaaatatatGTGTAGATATCATATCCCGGATGGCAATTGTGGAAAGCAAATATCGAAGCAACATGAAGAATAATAAATGAGATAAGCCTCCACTTTTGATGGTCTCACActctttctttgctttgtgtacGTTTTTGAAACTTCTGCCAAGCTTCCCATAAAGTGAAGCACAAGCATAATGCGACTTTATGATGTTCATAATTAGCAGAAAGACAAATACACTATGTCATAATTAACAACAATGATAATTGTGGTCAATTAACGAGCCATTGGACTATTTTATGATGTTCATAATTAGCGGAAAGACAAATACACTTTGTCATAATTAACAACGATAATTGTGGTTAATTAACAAGGAATTGGGCTAAGtaaataaaaagttaataatgttttttttttcttaaaatgaGTACCTGTTAGTGGCTTCATCACGGCGGTCCATCTTTTCGGAGGTCGAAAAAATTCACAAGGGCATTTCAACCTTCCTTGACAACCATTATGAGATTTACCAGCACTAAAAATTGAACTTAGAACGTACTGTATGGAATACTGGAATTCGTCCCAACCACTGAGCTATCCCGTAGTGATTGAAAGTTAATAACGTTGAGATAAAAGAAGAATAATTTCAACTTAAGTAAGATCGTCTGATTATTCGTAAATCATTTGTCATATAAACATGCGATTTTTCTAGTTGTATTCTTGTTACAACTAATCTCATTTGATCATATCTGATATGAGAGTTGATCTAATCGCATTTCCCTCGTGACCAAGCAAGTGTAgtgttttgaatttgaaattgtTTTGAAGGTGATAAATGTAACGAAGGGGGCTAGCTGGCATTGAATGATGAATCATGGAGGTCAGCGAGGCATTGAAACAAGAAACGAGGAGAGACTATGCAGTCTGTCTGATGCCTCAGCCCTCTCTCAGACCCTCAGAAAtagcttcttctttttcttttaaattttattttttattaaattattggATTTTGTACCTAAATTTGTTTCTCCTCCTGGTCTCTGAGGTTTCTTGGTTGTTTGCGTGAAGTTTCCCCTTTGACATTTAGGCAAAAATAATAACGTTTGTTACAGCCTTCTCTATAATTTTCCGTTCTTTCTTTTGACTTCGTTTTGGTGTAACTGACATTAAACAAGTTCGTGTTATCCTATCGTGATTCAATAGCATAtaattttgataaaaattttacacataataatatattattgatCTAAAACGTTACGTGACTGTAAATCTAATTCATGTGAGTCATCTGAACGATGATTTCAGTATTCTAGTTTGTTTACTTcactcttcttcctcctctgtaCGCGGTTTGTGGATTGCCTTGTTGGGTTGGTTTTGTCTTGTGTACTTTTTGACGTTTGTAGTTTTCGTGTTTTAGTGGAAGTCTTCCCTGCCAACCTCCTAATTTGCTCAATTTCTACTCCCTCTCCGCTCTCCCACTTCTAAAttttctttcctattttctacTTCAATTTCCCCTTCATATGAATGCCAAATTAACAAGCAAGAAAATAGTTGATTGATTGAGAATTTCAACGACATGGGATcgatagttcagtttgatattTATGTTACTGTTACATACATGGAAAGTGGAAAGATAGTTTTCTAgccaaaaaaacaaatttgatgaatgtaccatTGTTGCAACTGTTTGGGCACGGTTTTTACACCTGAGCCAAatattacaatatatatatataattattattagcacttcaaaaatttcattttatagTCTCTacaattgtatttttctttctaattatagaaagtttggagtgccaaatgagatttttggaatgctaataacaatttcctacatatataatataatatatttagagGCGAGCCTTCGTGTAATGGAAAAGTTGcttcttttcaaaaaaaagaaagttcgaaagaattgaatttttttttagattggATGCGATTACTAATTTATGATCTGGTATGTACATAATGAAAACTTCATTCTCGATTCTACgagaattattataaaaatctTTCATTTGCTTCTCTTCAATGGCAGTTTTATTTTCCCATAAGGTGTCCTAATTTTTGGCCTAATTCTTCTTCTGATGATCGATTCAACCTTTTCGGAAAATTTCCAAACGAACAATTTTAACGAAATCTTGCAATTTCTTATTTTCCTATGTTCAAatgtataatataatatatttagagACAAGCTTTCGTGTAATGAAAAAGTTTTTGCTTTGTGACCGAAAGGTCACCGGTTCGAATTGTGAAAACAGTTTTTTTGCAAAATAAAGATAAGACTGCATACGATAAACGTTCCTCTTAGTCCCGTAAACTTGGAAAGCTTGTTGGCTTGGAGTGTGAACCAGTGAAAAGAGATTTCATTCATTGAAAAAACTGGACAAAAGATTACAAGTGATGATAAAAGGGGAACAAAAAGATGAGAGACTTTGTCCAGTATCGGAAAGCAACAAAGATATAATCCAAGGGGGCTCATTCTGCTTGGTTGCCAAACCCATtgatgttattaatattttgtttaaaGTTAATATAATGGGTTGAAAATTAGGTGttggtttattatttaatttagaaaactcatagcctaattatttaatttacacTAAAAATGATTTGATTTAACATCATGTCTCACTGATATTATCTCTAACTTAACCATCTATTACCAGTTGTAAGGTTTTTTACTCGGTATAATAGTATTGTTGAACCTGTCACATACTAActatatattattttgttatatgtCCAAGGTTATTCTTCAACAAAAAATACACCAAATGTTATTGttggttttttgtcaaaaattacCCACTGTGTCACTCAACACAATCTATTGGTAAATTGGCACGATGCGAGAAAGATATAGGGTTGCAACACAAACAAAAGTGTTTAGGGAAAGAGATTTGGAACAAAAACACTTATGTGGACATTGGGGCTTAAACTTACCACTAGATTGTGCTGAGTGACACTATCCATCACTCAAAATTTGTCACGTGGTAAGTTTTGAGTATAGTTTTTATCACATAATTGTATTTAAAGAGGGCTAGAAAAAGATTACATTTTCAGAGTAGGGTTAAATTTGACTGGTGCGTTTGTAAAAGGACTACTAAAGCTAtattccttttctcttttggtCTTTATAAAGGGAAGATGATCATGTCCGGATCTCTCCTATCAAGGGTCtaggatcaagtgatccgggacagttgaattttgatccaacggctaattattattataacttttagagggacttcttatttgtaaccgttggatcaaatttcaacggtccgaATCACTTAATCCTGGACTTTTGATGGGAGAGAACTGGACCGGATCCTCTTCCTTTATAAAGATTTATGCTTCAAATTGATAGCATTTCAGCTTTCTAAGTTCCAGATAACCTTAAAAATTGTGCTTATTCTCTTCCCTTAAGCATATATGCTACTATTTTCATTAGCTAGGTTCCCTGTTATTTCTTATTAACCACAGACCGAACACTTGTCGAGTCCGTGGCCATTGGTGACTATCAACGGTGGAGATTCGACGACGGCTGCTTTAGAGTTTGATACTCCTCAATCACCAGAGAACAATATATCTACATTATCCTTCTGCAAAGTCAAAAGGTCACCtatcatatatatatgtcatcTGTTTGGATTCCCAGAAAGCATGGTAGATGATTGCCGGGGGAACAATTTAATCAATTGAACCATGTGTTATGCATGTAGAGGACAGTATCATTGCAGATGATGAGTGGGTTGAGAACTAATTTAACATTCGTTTGGaatattttttgtgaaaatgtttTCAGGTTTGAAAAGCACTTAAAGCGTATTTTAAAAGAAAGAGCAATTATGTGCGCTTAATATAGGCACATAAGTGGTTGCCAAAAGCACTTGGGACTAATGACTGCTTTTTATTCTGAAATTTGTATACATACATATCACAGTACTGTATTATACCAAACAAACGAGACCTCCACTTAAGAAAACCATTGACATTATTTCTCTGCAGCCAAACTATGCATCAGATGGATTTGAGAAAATCAAATCGCTGAAAGAGACGACTGGGAGGGACATGGAAGAACATATCAATCGACGAACCATGTATTGTCAAGAGCAGATTGTCAGGGGCAAGATATTCCTGCATTTGGTGCAAACAAAGAATTGATCCTCGAGTTGCGATTTATTTTGCTCCCATATGTCCTATGGAAATCTGCGCAAGGGAGAACCCATCATCCCAAAGCTAAGCAAGAAAGGAAGACAGAAAACTTTTAAGGTAAAGGAAGTGAGAAGAGTACATCAAAGCGAAAGATCGGCCAAGTCAAAGGTTCTTGAAATAGCCTTGAACCATGAGTccagcttcttcttcctcaactctTCATCTAATTTTGGACGGAAAATGGTGGAACTCTTAGTCCTCTCTTCACAAGCGAAAATCTCCTTTTCGCTCCAAACACCAACAGCTAATCCAGCAGCATAGGCTGCTCCAAGAGCTGTTGTCTCAATGTCAGCTGGTCTTACCACTGGGCTCCCCAACAGGTCCGCCTACAGaacaacaaaacaaagagtaaattcAATCATTAACAGAATACGAAACGGTTTCACAATACACGAGGAAGATCATATAGCAATGTAGGAacaccttttttcttttttctgatctgtatttcataaaaattatttaataaacacGATGTCCACTGGCATTTCGTTCAAGGAGATGGGGGTAAGGCAAAGATATCTACTCCTTTTACATGTTTGTCATAAAAATTATGAGCAACGAATATGTATTTTCAAACTTCTTTATACAAACAAATGTAGTTGAACACTCTTTACTAAGTATGTAGAAGCAAAATTGCAGTCTTCGCATGTTTTCATATCAAGCAATAGTAATATATATAATTCCGTAAGGAAAGCCGAGGATGGTTTGTTGGTAAAGGAATGAGTGGAAAGAACTGAACTTCTCCATTATCTGACGTACTGAAGAAATGTCAAATATGTATTTTCACCAGCAATTGTTGGATTACACAACTAATGGCTATTTTGACATGAGGACAACATGCTAAGAGGATGCCAAGGAAACCACAATTGCCAAGGTAATAGAAAGatacaaaaacaaatattttcatGGATGGTTCAAGAACTAAAGAGGGAACAAAGAGAAGGCTTGTAAACTAGAAACAAGAAGAATGAAAAGGAAAGAATATGTGGCTCAATCGGTGGATTTGATTAAAACTGAACTACATACTGCAAGTTATAgcataaaatatgaaaaaaggCCCGAACCTGAATCTGCATTAGAAGGGTATTAACAGTAGCACCACCATCCACTCTGAGCAGGAATTCCCCCTTCTCGTTCTTAACCTCTCCCTTCTCCCCAGCATCTTTGTGCATTGAatccaacacatctttgacctggAAACACATACTCTCTAGCACTGCTCGACAAATGTGAGCCTTGTTCGTAAACCTTGTAATACCAATGCAAACCCCACGAGCATCATCACGCCACCACGGAGCAAATAATCCATTGAAGGCTGG
Protein-coding sequences here:
- the LOC103436070 gene encoding VQ motif-containing protein 11, which translates into the protein MVNSPTYGSDPNSPNTTYVQADPTTFRAVVQRLTGAPEDPSAPKLPLTLPARYSTPKPPTATEMGPRRPAFKLHERRHATKKLELSLNLNTAAAATPSSSSCGPCGRLPRVGAGFMGFGSHEMVMASPVSTLDFLGRGSPRTPPASLCEEEDRAIAGKGFYLHPSPLSAPRGMTDHTPELLPLFPLQSPRDSQNSCSST